The stretch of DNA CTTTTTACCTTCCATTCCAACTAAATTTTCACCTTTAAACTCAACCGTTCCACCTGATGGGGTAATTAATTGGTTTACAAGTCTTGCCATCGTTGATTTCCCACAGCCTGACTCACCAACTATTCCTAACGTTTCACCAGGAAATACATCAAAACTAACACCGTCAACAGCCTTAACACTTTGCGTAGACTTTCGAAAAGGAATCGGACTTTCCATTGCAAAATGCTTTTTTAAACCTCTAACTTTTAACAACGGTTCCGTCAAGATGTTCACTCTCCCTTCTAGCTAAACGTACCTCTTTCGTTTGAAAATGACAGGAAACAAAGTGGTTTTCCTTTACTTCCGTTAATTGAGGTTTTTCCTGAAAGCAAACTTCTTGAGCGTAGGAGCAACGATTTGCAAACGGACAGCCCTTCACTTCTTTACTTAAATCTGGAGGGCTCCCTGGTATTGCATGAAGTAGCTCATCATTATTTGTGCTTTCTGTAATTTGCGAATCTAGCAGCCCCCAAGTATATGGATGCATTGGATTATCATGTATTTCCGCAACTGTACCTGACTCCACTACGTTACCGGCATACATGACAAGTACTTTATCGCACGTTTCCCATACAACTCCTAAATCATGTGTAATCATAATGATAGAAGTGTTAAGCTCTTCTTGTAATTTTTTCATTAAGTCTAGTATTTGCGCTTGTACTGTTACATCTAATGCTGTTGTTGGCTCATCTGCAATAAGTAATTTCGGATTACACGCTAGTGCGATTGCGATCATTACGCGCTGTCTCATTCCACCAGAAAACTCGTGGGGATACATGTTAATACGTTTTTCCGGAGAAGGAATCCCTACTAGCTCTAACATTTTTATCGCTTTTTGTTTTGCCTCTTTTTTAGAAACATTTTGGTGATTACGAATAGATTCCATTAGTTGATTTCCAACTTTATATACTGGATTTAAACTAGTCGATGGATCTTGGAAAATCATCGAGATTTCATTTCCGCGAATCTTTCTCATTTCTTTATTAGACAGTTTCAGCAAGTCTTTTCCTTCAAAATGAATACTTCCACCACTTATTTTCCCTGGTGGGCTTGGGATAAGCCTTAAAAGTGAAGTTGCCGTTACACTTTTACCTGACCCAGATTCACCTACGATACCAATGCTCTCTTTTTTATTGAGGGTAAAAGAAACACCATTCACCGCTTTCGTCGTTTTACCACTTGAGCGAAATTCTACTTGTAAATTTTCGACTTGTAATAGTTCTTCTGACATGTGCTTCGCCTCCTTATTAAAGTTTCATTTTCGGATCTAAGGCGTCACGTAAGCCATCGCCAAATAGGTTAATTCCTAATACTGTTATTAAAATAGCTAGTCCTGAAAAAGTAGCCATATGAGGGCTTAATACTAAAAAGTTTTTACCGTCTTGTAGCATACTTCCCCATGATGCCGTCGGAGGCTGTACTCCTAATCCTAAAAAGCTTAAAGAAGCTTCGGAAATAATGGCACCGGCGACGCTCATTGTTCCGTATACTATTAGTGGAGGGAAACTATTCGGTAAAATATGTTGAAAAATAATTCTACCGTGTGTTGCACCTAACGATCTTGTCACTTCTACATATTCCAATTCTTTAACGTTTAACACTTGTCCCCTTACGACCCTTGCAAAACCTGGAATATTAGCTACACCAATCGCTATAATCGTATTCATTAGTCCTTGTCCGAGAACAGTCATTAACGTAATAGCCAAAAGGATAAAAGGAAAGGCAAACATGCCGTCCATCACTCGCATAATGATCGAGTCTAGCCTTCCTCCAAAATAACCTGCGACAACACCTAAAAAAGAACCAAAAACCGCTCCGAAAACTACAGCAGCTATTCCTACAATTAGCGATATTCTCGCTCCATAAACGAGTCTGCTAAAAATATCTCTTCCGTAACTATCTGTTCCTAAAAGATGTCCATCTTGTCCTGGACCAATTAGGGACTTCGTAACATCCATTGCGTTTGGTGGATGTGTTGCAATAAGCGGAGCAAAAATTGCTGTAATTGTTAGTAGCGTAATAATGAACAATCCGAAAGCCGCTAAGCGATTTTTTACTAGCTTCTTTATCATCGTTACTCCATTGTTCTGCTTCTTAACGGGAACGGAAGCTTTTCCTGCAGTTTGTATTGAGGCCATTAGTTTGAACCTCCTTTATTCGATGAATAGTTTATTTTTGGATTTACTACTTTATATAAAATATCAATCAATAAATTTACTACAACGAAAATTAAAGCGATAAACAATACAGTTCCTTGCACAACGACGAAGTCTCGCTTATCAATCGCATTCATTATTAGTAGACCCATTCCTGGCCAACTAAAAATCGTTTCCGTTAGGACTGCTCCTCCTAATAACGAGGATACTTGTAAACCTAGTACCGTAAGAAGTGGAGTAAGTGCGTTTTTAAATGCATGCTTACCGATAACGAAAAATTCAGCTAGCCCTTTCGATCTTGCTGTTTTCACGTAGTCTTGCGAAATAACCTCAAGCATACTTGATCTAGTAATTCGTGCAAATTGTGCCATCGGTATTGTAGCAAGTGTAATGCTAGGTAGGATTAAATGGCTAACATACTTCCCTATGCCATCTTCCATTGATCCCATTCCAGTTGCCGGGAACCATCCTAAATTAACACTAAAGAAAAGAACGAGCATAACCCCTAACCAAAATACAGGCATGGATACGCCAATTAGCGAAACGGTTGTAACCGCATAGTCTAGTAACGAGTTCTGTCTAGTGGCCGCTATCATACCTGCTGGCACACCTATCATGATCGCAATTAACAATGCACTTATCGCAAGAACGACCGTATTAGGGAAACGATCTTTAATTAAATCAATAACTGGCTGATTATAAGCTAAAGAATTTCCTAAATCACCTTTTAATAGATTTTTTATATAATCAAAAAATTGGACATACAACGGTTCGTTTAAACCTAATTGTTCAGTTAAAGCTTCTATTTCTTGAACACTAGCTTGAGGCCCTAGCATAACTGCTGCTGGATCTCCCGGAATCATTCTAGTAATTAAAAACACGATAATCGCAACTATTAATAATGTTGGTATCATATTAATAATCCGCCTTAAAATATATTTCCCCATAAACACCCTCCTTTTTGATTCATTATCTGAACCATTGTTTCACTATTTGATTTTATTTAGTTTATCACCCACTCTTACAATTTGTAAATATAATTCAATTTGAAATAATCCCCATTATCTAAATTGACAAAAAACTATTTACATCCGCTTAATAAATGTGATAAGTTATTTTAAAATTCAATATATGAATTATCGTTTCACTATCTGAATCAAAAAAGGAAAAGGAGGAAAATTAATGCAGCTTTTTAGGAAGTCATTTTTGTTTTCCATCGTAATAGCACTTTTATTCATCGTTAGTGCTTGTTCTTCTGATTCTCAAACAGAGTCAAAATCGAATGGACAACAAGGAGAAGAAAATTTAGAACCAAAAAGTGGTGGAGTATTAAATGTTGGACTTGCTTCCAATATTAATACGTTAGATCCGACAAAGTATACTGGTGCATATGAATCACAAGTTATTCGCGCTATCGGGGATACACTAATTGCTTATAGTAAGGATTTTAGCGATTTCGTCCCTTCATTAGCGACTGAATGGACTGTTTCAGAAGATATGCTGTCGTATACATTTAAACTAAGAGATGATGTATATTTCCAACCTGGTGAATATCAAGATGGTAGACAAATGACAGCTGAAGACGTGAAATATAGTTTAGAACGTTCTGTAAACGATTCTGCCTTAAATCGTTTAACAGGTGTAGAAAGTTTTGAAGTTACCGGAGAGTTTGAAGTAACGATGCATTTAACTGCACCGAATGCTTCCATCCTAGCAATGTTAACAGACCCTGGTAACATTATTGTTCCGAAGGAAGAAGTAGAAGGTTGGGGCGATCAATTTGGATCCCATCTAGTAGGGACAGGTCCGTTCCAATTTGTAGATTGGCAAACAGATCAACAAGTGAAAGTCGAACGTCATGAAAATTATTGGGGTGAAACACCGTACCTTGATGGTGTAGTGTACAAAATTATCCCTGACCCTAATATGATGACGAATGCGATTCGCTCTGGAGATATTGATATTGCAACAAACATTTCCGGGCAAAATAGAGCAGTAATTGAACAAGACTCAAACTTAGAACTACTATCCGTCCCTGGTTTAGCTTTAACGTACCTTGATTTAAACTATCAAAGCGGACCAACTGCAGACCCTAAAGTACGTGAAGCTATTTATAAAGCGACAAATGTAGAAGAAATTGCCCAAGGTGTTAACCAATGGGGTGGCGGTTCTGTATCCTACGCACCACTACCACAAGAGTCTTGGGGTTATAGCGAAGAACTAGAATCTCTTAAACCAGCATATAATCCGGAAGAAGCGAAAAGCATTTTAGCAGAAACTGACTATGCAGATGGTTTTTCCATCGAGCTTTATGTATTAGAATCTCGTGTACCATATGCAACTATTTTCCAAAACCAAATGAAAGAAAACTTAAATATTGATGTAGATATTAAAGTAACAGAATGGGGAACATTGAGCACGATTGCATCTCAAGGAAATGCACCAATGTATATCGGTGGTTGGTCATGGTATCCAGACCCATACTTTTTCCTAAACCAAACATTCCATTCTAGCCAAATTGGTTCACTAGGTAATGGTAAAGGATACTCTAATCCAGAAGTAGACGCGTTACTTGATCGTGCCCTTTCTGAAACAGTAGTACAAGAAGAAAGAGCAGCCCTTTATCAAGAAGCGATTGCTATTATTATGAGTGAATACGCGAGAGTGGAGCTTGATAATTTACACCAAACAGCTGCGATTAGACCGAATGTGAAAGGTTTCAACGTAGCAGTAGATCCATCTATTCAAATCGTAAGTCCAAACGGTACGAATGTTTGGTTAAATAACTAATTTTTAAACAATTGGCATATATTTTATTTCGAACATTATTCTATTAGAAAAGCAGAGGCGGCATCCTCTGCTTTTTTGTTATTATTGTAAAAAGAAAAAGCCATTCTTTTAATGTGTAAACAAAAAGAATGGCTTTTAATATTAAAACGCCGGAATCGCCGTTTCATCATAGTTTTCTTCTAAAAATTGGCGAACTTCTTCGCTTGTCATTGCTTTCGCTAACTTTTGGATTGGCTCCCAATCTACATTATCTTTACGTGCTACTAATGTAATTCCAAAGTCATTGTCGCTTCCTTCTGTTAGAAGTGCGTCACTTTTTGGTGTTAACCCTAGTGGAGCTGCATAAGCAGGGGTCATTACTACTGCATCTGCGTCATCATACATTCTTGCTAACATTAATAAATCTAATTCTTCTAATTTATAGTTTTTTGGATTTTCGATAATATCAGCCTGTGTATAATATGGGCCTGTTTTTTCTTTTAATGTAATAACGTTATGTTGTGCTAATAGCGCTAATGAACGGTCAATGTTCGATACATCATTTGCAATGGCAATCACCGCTCCCTCAGGTAGTTCCTCCATTGACTTGTACTCTTTTGCATAGACACCGTAGTTTGCAAAATAAATAGGAGTAACTGGAACTAGTTCTGCATCGTTATTACGGTTAAATTCCTCCATATAAGGAACGTGCTGAAAGAAGTTTGCATCTACTTCTCCTGCTGCTAATGCACTGTTCGGCTGAACATTGTCGCTTAGAACAACTACTTCTAAGTTAATGCCCTCTTCCGCTAGCTTTGGTTTAACTAAATCTAGTATTTCTGTCATCGGTGGAATTAAAGAAGCTACTTTTAACGTTACTTCTTCCTTTTCATTATTTGGTGCTGTACTATTATCATTACCTTCATTTGTTTGGCCACAGCCAGCTAGTACTAATAAAAGCATTAATGATAGTAATATAATTTTTTTCATGGTGTTTTCCTCCTCGTCGTTATCTTTTATCAATCATTCTTGAAACAGTTGTACCCGTGAATTGAATCAATTGTACAAGTATAACCATAATGACAATCATGTACATCATTAAATCGGTTTTGAATTGCTGGTAGCCGTATCGAATGGCAAAGTCGCCAATCCCGCCTCCTCCAACTACTCCCATAATCGTCGAATACGATATAAAACTAATAATAGAGGTTGTTAACCCAAGTACTAAACCGGAGCGAGCTTCGACATAAAGAAATTTAAAAATAACTTCTTTCACAGAGGCTCCCATCGAAATTGCCGCTTCCATTACTCCTTTTGGTACATCTAATAACGATTGTTCAACTAAACGGGAATAGTGGGCAATTGCGATAATCGATAATGGTACAGTGGCAGCTGCTGTACCAATCGCGGTTCCAATAATGAGTCGTGTAAATGGTATTAAAAACACTACTAATAAGAGGAACGGAAAAGAACGAATAATGTTCACTAGTAAGTTCAAGGTAGAAAACACTAGCCTGTTTTCTAGCATTTGCCCTTTTCTACAAAGATAGAGTAAGGTCCCTACTGGTAGGCCGATAAGTACCGCCGCTAAAATAGAAACACCGACCATCATAAATGTTTCAATAATCGCTTTCCATATTTCCGCTTCATATTGTATCAATATCTCAGGCATGGCTATTATCACCATCCTTTGATAGCTGTTCTACAAACCATTTCGGATTACTATCTTTCATAGCAACACCTTTAGGTTCAATTGTTATCGTGTCGTAAACTTCACCATTAGCCATCACCGTTACTCGTTGGCATATGCTTTTAATTACTTCCATCTCGTGGCTAACGATCACAATTGTAACACCAAGACGTTTATTAATACTTTCTAGTACTCCTAATATTTCAGCCGTTGTATTAGGATCTAGCGAAGAAGTTGGCTCATCACATAGTAACACTTTCGGGTTATTTGCTAGTGCTCTCGCAATGGCTACACGCTGCTTTTGACCACCACTTAATTGCGCGGGGTACTTGTCAAGATAATCTTCTAATCCGACAAATCGTAGGCATTCTTCTACTCGACTTCGATGGTCTTTTCTTGGGATTTTTGCTAATTGAAGTGATACAGCTACATTTTCATAAACTGTTTTGTTCGCTACTAAGTTAAAATGCTGAAAAATCATTCCTATTGATTGCCTTGCTTGTCGAAGCTGTTTACCTTTCATGTTCGTTAAAGCTTGGCCATCTACTTCTACTGTTCCTTTGTCTGGAACTTCTAATAAATTCATTAACCGCAGTAGCGTTGATTTTCCCGCTCCACTAGCGCCAATAATTCCGTATATTTCTCCTCTTTTAATCGTTAAAGAGACAGATTTTATCGCATCAAATTGTATAAAACTTTTGCTAACGTTATGTAATGTAATCATAAAAAAACCACTTTCTCCACAATGAAAGGTGAGTTAACCGATATTAATTATAGCTTAATATAGTAAAATTGTCATTTTGTCTAGACCATCATTTTGACCAAAAGGCGCAAAACTTCAAGTAATGGCTATTATTTTCTCTAAAGTGTTTATTATTTTAATATATGTTTTATGCTAAACTGTGAGTGTATGTCTATTAATATAGTAGAGATTAAATTAAACTGGTATTATATATCATTAATAATAGAAAGGAACTAATCATGATGAAATGTATTTCCATAGATTTAGATGGTACGTTATTAAATTCAAAGCATGAAATTTCAGAAGAAAACTTACAAACGTTACATGATTTAAAGAAGCAAGGGCATTACGTCATTTTAAATACAGGGCGGGCTTTAGCTGACGTTATAAAAATACAAGCGGTTCAACAGTTGGAGTTACCTATTTTTAGCATAAACGGTTCCATGTTATATTCTAAATCAGGTGAACTACTGTATGAAGCGAACGTTCCAATTTCTACTTATAAGGAGATATTCTCCAGGTTAAAAGATTTAGAAATAGGGATACTTGTTTATACAAACTATGGTGGCTTCCCTGCTACGTTACCTCCATTGCAAGAAAAAAGCAAAGAAGAATTAACTACTCTTTTCCAACAATACGATTACGATCAAATTTTAACTAAAAACGATATAAAAATTTATAAAATAATGGCGTTAGTTTACGATGGCCAATTAGAAAAATTGGAAGATGTAAAGAAGGCTTTAGGAAATACGCTTGATATATTCATGGCTGCATCACTACCTAACAACCTAGAACTTACATCTAGTGAAGCTAATAAAGGAAAGGCTATATTACGCTACCAAAAGTTAATGAATCTCCACTTTGAAGAAATAATTGCAATCGGGGATGGTGGAAATGACCTCGGACAATTTGAAGTTGCAACAACTTCAGTGGCAATGGGAAATGCTCCAGCCTATATTCAAAATATAGCAGACGTTGTTACAAAAACAAATGATGAAGACGGCTTTTCCTACGCTATGCGCCATCAGCTTAAATTAATACCTACGAGCGAAACTGCCAATATATAAAAAAGATTGAAGCCCCTAAAATACGTTGGGGGCTTTTTTATACAGGTATTCGTTTTTTTCTATCAATGAATAGTATTAAATAAGAGATGATAGATAACAACGGTAACTCAATTAATGGACCAAGAATTAACACTAATGCTATTAACGGCTCATGTGGGAAGGCGGTCAATGCGATTGCCAATGCAACTGGCGAATTTCTTGCTAACGTCGTAAAATTTAAGCTAACCGTTTTCTCTCTTTTAAAATGCAATAAACTTCCGATGAATCTTCCAATGATGAAATTGATGAAGAAAAATACAACAATTGGAATCATTAGCTTAACTAATAAATTTACATTGTCTAGTAATAAACTTCCTTGTGATGCGAACATAGCTACTATTGCTAAACATAAAAAGAAAATCGGCAAAGAGCTCCATTTCTCTATTAACCGTTCTTTTCTATTCCGCAGTAGATATTGTCTAGTTAAAAATGCTAAGACGAACGGTATGATTAATACGAGAATGATACTCTCCATAACGAGCTGAAAATCAACTACACCAACTGTTCCCGAAAAAATAAATAGATATAACGGTAATAATAGAAGCTGTAGTAATAAATTTAAAGGTAAAATACTAGTAGATAGCGAAATGTTACCTTTGGCAATACCAGTAAATATAATATACCAATCCGTACAAGGAGTAACCATTAACATAATAAATCCAAGCCATAACGCGTAGTTATCTCCTAAAAATATTGCAGCAAGCACCCACGCCAATAACGGTGTTAAAACAAAATTCATCGCTACAGATGTAATTGTGAATTTTCGATTTAAAAAGGAATTCCTTATATCCTTGATCGGGATTTGTAAAAAGGTAACATATAACATTATAATTAATAAAGGCATAATAATTTTATCTGCATGCATCGCTATGTTACTAACTTGACCGAGGATTAAACCTAGAGCAACTGCTATCAAAATCAATATTGTATATAATTTTTCAAATATCCCCACCATTTCCCCCCTACGAAGCGCTATTCTGTATGCTTTCTACAAACTTCAATGCTGCACGTGATAAAGGAACACTTTTTAAATAACAAATACCGATACTTCTTTTCGGAATTTCCTCTTGTAATACCACTTCAAATAATTCTCCTCTTTTTATGTAATCGCTCGAAAACTCCTTAATCACACACGATATTCCTAAATTTATTTTAGTAAATTCGAGTAATAAGTCGTAAGAGCCTAGTTCGAACACCGGAGAGACGTTAAATCCTCGTTCTTTGAAAAAGTTTTCTATATATACTCGTGAGTTTGATTTCTTTTCTAAAAAGATTAATGGTAGCCTCATTAAATATTCAAGACTAACTGGTTTATCCGTTAAGTTTTTATATTTTTCTCCGCATACAAAGATGTCTTTAATTTCTTTGCATGGAATAACTTGAAGATGGTCTTCATCAATTGGCAAATTGCATAGACCGAGGTCTGCCTTTCCTGTTTTAATAAACTCACAAATTTCTGTTGTGGTCCCGTTTAATATATTTAATTTAATCCCTGGATACGCTCGATGGAATTTTTCTAAATAAGGTAATAGAAAATAACGTGATATTGTATCGCCGACCCCAATACGTAATTGTCCTGTTTTAAATGTTTTGAATTCAAATAATTTATCTTCAGCAACATCAATAATTGCTAGAGCCGAATTTACATGCTCATTTAACAGTTTCCCTTCATTCGTCAACACTACACCTTTCGAGTTTCGATGGAAAAGAGGAATTTCTAATTCTTTTTCTAGTTTTAAAATTGCTTGACTAACAGCTGATTGTGTCATGTATAGCTCTTTTGCAGCTTTCGAGAAACTATTGTTTCGGCTAACAACGTTAAAAATTCGGTACAAATCCAATTTTCCTATCATATTAGTTCTCCTTATAGCAGATATTATAAATATTAATTTTACTTATATCATTTATTAAAGGTATAGTAAACTTATAGTATGTTGAAAAGAGAGACATACTTTACATAAAAATGTACTCAATTAAAGGAGAGATTACATTGGCTAGAGCAGTTGGAACAGTAGTTCGTGGGCTTCGCGGTCCAATCATCAACGAAGGAGATAATATTGAACAAATCGTCGTTGATACAGTATTACATGCAGCAGAAAGTGAAAAATATTCGATTGAAGATCGTGACATTGTAACGATAACAGAATCTATTGTCGCTCGCGCACAAGGAAACTATGCGACAATTGACGATATAGCAACAGATATTAAAGCAAAATTCGGAGAAGGCAAAATTGGTGTTATTTTTCCTATTCTTAGCCGTAACCGTTTCTCTAACCTTTTAAGAGGGGTCGCAAAAGGAACTAGTGAGATAGTATTAATGCTAAGCTATCCTTCTGATGAAGTTGGTAACCACCTTGTGGACATCGATGAATTAGATGAAAAAGGAATTAACCCATGGACTGATGTACTAACAGAAGCTCAGTTCCGTGAACATTTCGGCTATAAAAAACATACATTTACAGGTGTTGATTATGTTGACTACTATAAATCGTTAGTAGAGGCGGAAGGTATTAAGTGTGAAGTTATTTTCTCTAACAACCCGAAAACGATTTTAGAGTATACTCCTAACGTCTTAACTTGTGATATTCACTCACGCTTTAGAACGAAACGTATCTTAAAAAATAACGGTGCAGAAATAGTATTCGGCCTTGATGATATTCTTTCCCAATCTATTAACGGCAGTGGCTTTAACGAAGATTATGGTCTTCTTGGTTCAAATAAAGCAACCGAAGATAGCATAAAATTATTCCCAAACAACTGTCAACCAATCGTTGATTCCATTCAAGCAAAACTAAAAGACTTAACGGGAAAAACAGTTGAAGTAATGGTTTATGGAGATGGAGCATTCAAAGATCCAGTGGGTAAAATTTGGGAGCTTGCAGATCCAGTTGTATCACCAGCCTACACGAAAGGGCTTGAAGGTACACCAAATGAAATTAAACTAAAATATTTAGCAGATAACAACTTCTCTCATCTTCGTGGCGAAGAGTTAAAGCAAGCTGTTTCTGAATACATTCAAAATAAAAATGAAGATCTTGTTGGTGCGATGGAAGCCCAAGGTACTACACCTCGTAAATTAACAGACTTAATCGGCTCCCTGTCCGATCTAACTTCTGGTAGTGGTGATAAAGGAACACCAATGATCTACATTCAAGGTTACTTTGATAACTATACAAAATAATAAAATGTGGACAAGGGCTACCCCTTGTCCACGCTTTTTGGTTAACAACACCAATTACCTCATTTTTCTCACAGACTATAAATATGTAAAAAAGTTGTACCCTAAATATACTGCCATGACCCAAATGATTATGGCTGAAATTTGATTTATCCGCTTCAACAGTATACCGCTGTTTCCTAACTGTCCAACCTTTCGACCTATAATGGCTAAAAAGAAAAACCATATCCATGAGACTATAATACAAGCAAGAGTAAAGATTACCTTCTCATGACCTACATAAGCAAGAGAACTCGTTCCAATAACCCCAATTGTGTCTATAATAGCGTGCGGATTAAGTAACGAAACAGAAGCAGCAAAGGTAACTTGTCGTCGAGCGGAAAAACGACTTGGCACCTGAATTTTACTACTAGAATCTGAAGTGCTCCTCCACATAACAAATCCCATATAAATCAAAAAGATCGTTCCGCATAAAAATAATAAATTCTTTAACCACTCAAAATTTAAAACAACTACTGAAAGTCCACTTACAGCCAAAATGATAAGTATCGTATCACAAAATCCTGCTGTAATTATGGCAGGAGCAGCTTTTAATAATTTCCGGTGAGTTGCTCCTTGGTTGAAAATAAATACGTTTTGAACGCCTAAAGGTAAAATTAGTCCAAACGCCAATATGATACCATGAACAAGTGCTAGCATTTTTTCACCTACTAGTTTTTCTTTATATAAATTCTGAATATATATAATTTGTGCCTTTAACTTTTCAAATAAAAAAGAACAATATAACGGAAACAACCTTAGAGAATAGAGAAGGGTAACTGTACTTGTAAACCAAACTACATTCTTCTTGCCGCTTAGTAGTAACAAAATATATAAAACTTACATTTACCATTTTCTGCGTGAGCGAGGGACCTGACCTGTCCCTCCGTCCACTTAATTTAATTTTTGATATATGCCATGATTTCCTCTTATGTCTATAAATTTATACCAATCTGGCAATTCATTAACTAACTGTGTTGGTCCAGACCAAGATGGAACATCATCAAAAATGATGTATCCCCCTTCAGCTACAAATGGACTCCAAAACTCAAAGTCCCTCTTCACTAATTCATACTCGTGTGAGCCATCGATGTACAGTAGGCCAATCTTTTTCTGTATCGGCCAAATACGTGATGCTTCAACGCTATCCATCTTTATAGGCTGAATTACATCTAATAAATTTAATTTACTCATATTTTCAAGGAATTCCTGATACAATTGATCTTCCTCATAATGTTTAAGCACCTTCTGATGCTCTGAAGACCCTTTCCAGGTGTCAATTGCATATACCCTTCCCTCCCCGCGGTCTTTAACAGCAAATGCTAAGCAAGAAGTTGATTTCCCTTTCCAGGAACCAATCTCCACTATTGTCGATGTCGGAGCCTCCAACGCATACGTATATAAATTTTTAATACCTTCTTTTTTCAACCAACCTTCTACAGTAGAAACAGCACTTTTCACTTCATCTATTCGTTGATTTTTAGAATCTTGCACCTTTTATCCCCTCCTTAAATTATAATAATCTATTCATAATTCATACTAATTGATTGTTTTTTCGAACTAGATTTATATAAAAAAGACTTGGAAAATAAGAAGTGTTTAGTAGGAACAATATAATCTTTATTCTATATTTTTACTAGTAAACTACTTTTAATAACTTGCACGGCCTATATTTACTTAATTCCGAAAGAATCGGTTTTAATTTCATTTTCATCTATCAATTCCTTTTAGATCATTAATACTAATCTCAAATTCAGCATGATCCCCAGCAACATGAGCAACTGGCATACTAATTCCGAGAGCATCTTCTGTTACATAGACATAAATTCCATTCATACCTTCTTGACTTTTAGTAAGCTCCAAAATTAATTTTTCATCATTTTCATACAAACCAAAAGCCATATTTCTAATATCTTGCTCATATTCATTTTCTATATCACCAACATACTTCGCTTCTTTCAATGTATTGATAAAATCGATATCAATTTCGGACACAAAATCTGTTAAAAACAATTGCTTACCAGTGTTAAGTTCAATATTCGTTGTAAAAAATAAATGATACGGATGCGCAGATGGTGTAACGTTGTTATAACTCCTATAGGCAATACTCAAGATTTCTTCATTTTTCAACTTAATTTCATAACTTCCATCAGCTTCATATTGTTGGTCTGAATCAAGTGAAGCTATCGTATCTTGATAAGGTTTTATGGCCGCTGTTTTAATTAATTCATTTATTGTTTCC from Sutcliffiella cohnii encodes:
- a CDS encoding methionine ABC transporter permease translates to MPEILIQYEAEIWKAIIETFMMVGVSILAAVLIGLPVGTLLYLCRKGQMLENRLVFSTLNLLVNIIRSFPFLLLVVFLIPFTRLIIGTAIGTAAATVPLSIIAIAHYSRLVEQSLLDVPKGVMEAAISMGASVKEVIFKFLYVEARSGLVLGLTTSIISFISYSTIMGVVGGGGIGDFAIRYGYQQFKTDLMMYMIVIMVILVQLIQFTGTTVSRMIDKR
- a CDS encoding methionine ABC transporter ATP-binding protein, whose translation is MITLHNVSKSFIQFDAIKSVSLTIKRGEIYGIIGASGAGKSTLLRLMNLLEVPDKGTVEVDGQALTNMKGKQLRQARQSIGMIFQHFNLVANKTVYENVAVSLQLAKIPRKDHRSRVEECLRFVGLEDYLDKYPAQLSGGQKQRVAIARALANNPKVLLCDEPTSSLDPNTTAEILGVLESINKRLGVTIVIVSHEMEVIKSICQRVTVMANGEVYDTITIEPKGVAMKDSNPKWFVEQLSKDGDNSHA
- a CDS encoding HAD family hydrolase; protein product: MMKCISIDLDGTLLNSKHEISEENLQTLHDLKKQGHYVILNTGRALADVIKIQAVQQLELPIFSINGSMLYSKSGELLYEANVPISTYKEIFSRLKDLEIGILVYTNYGGFPATLPPLQEKSKEELTTLFQQYDYDQILTKNDIKIYKIMALVYDGQLEKLEDVKKALGNTLDIFMAASLPNNLELTSSEANKGKAILRYQKLMNLHFEEIIAIGDGGNDLGQFEVATTSVAMGNAPAYIQNIADVVTKTNDEDGFSYAMRHQLKLIPTSETANI
- a CDS encoding arsenic resistance protein, with translation MGIFEKLYTILILIAVALGLILGQVSNIAMHADKIIMPLLIIMLYVTFLQIPIKDIRNSFLNRKFTITSVAMNFVLTPLLAWVLAAIFLGDNYALWLGFIMLMVTPCTDWYIIFTGIAKGNISLSTSILPLNLLLQLLLLPLYLFIFSGTVGVVDFQLVMESIILVLIIPFVLAFLTRQYLLRNRKERLIEKWSSLPIFFLCLAIVAMFASQGSLLLDNVNLLVKLMIPIVVFFFINFIIGRFIGSLLHFKREKTVSLNFTTLARNSPVALAIALTAFPHEPLIALVLILGPLIELPLLSIISYLILFIDRKKRIPV
- a CDS encoding LysR family transcriptional regulator, with protein sequence MIGKLDLYRIFNVVSRNNSFSKAAKELYMTQSAVSQAILKLEKELEIPLFHRNSKGVVLTNEGKLLNEHVNSALAIIDVAEDKLFEFKTFKTGQLRIGVGDTISRYFLLPYLEKFHRAYPGIKLNILNGTTTEICEFIKTGKADLGLCNLPIDEDHLQVIPCKEIKDIFVCGEKYKNLTDKPVSLEYLMRLPLIFLEKKSNSRVYIENFFKERGFNVSPVFELGSYDLLLEFTKINLGISCVIKEFSSDYIKRGELFEVVLQEEIPKRSIGICYLKSVPLSRAALKFVESIQNSAS
- a CDS encoding coenzyme F420-0:L-glutamate ligase, which codes for MARAVGTVVRGLRGPIINEGDNIEQIVVDTVLHAAESEKYSIEDRDIVTITESIVARAQGNYATIDDIATDIKAKFGEGKIGVIFPILSRNRFSNLLRGVAKGTSEIVLMLSYPSDEVGNHLVDIDELDEKGINPWTDVLTEAQFREHFGYKKHTFTGVDYVDYYKSLVEAEGIKCEVIFSNNPKTILEYTPNVLTCDIHSRFRTKRILKNNGAEIVFGLDDILSQSINGSGFNEDYGLLGSNKATEDSIKLFPNNCQPIVDSIQAKLKDLTGKTVEVMVYGDGAFKDPVGKIWELADPVVSPAYTKGLEGTPNEIKLKYLADNNFSHLRGEELKQAVSEYIQNKNEDLVGAMEAQGTTPRKLTDLIGSLSDLTSGSGDKGTPMIYIQGYFDNYTK